One window from the genome of Pseudonocardia hierapolitana encodes:
- a CDS encoding YkvA family protein, which translates to MPDWLRTTLLIVGVLGLLVVMVLGYVMWRYRIPPRGLIAMGAAAVYLVLPIDVVPEAVLGPLGLVDDAGVTTAVVLFVYKLVKAHRILSDGGVDLGRLGRRTLHRDRDSA; encoded by the coding sequence ATGCCCGACTGGCTGCGCACCACCCTGCTGATCGTCGGTGTACTCGGGTTGCTCGTCGTCATGGTGCTCGGGTACGTGATGTGGCGCTACCGCATCCCGCCGCGTGGCCTGATAGCCATGGGCGCCGCGGCGGTCTACCTCGTCTTGCCCATCGACGTCGTTCCGGAGGCGGTCCTCGGTCCGCTCGGGCTGGTGGACGACGCCGGCGTTACCACCGCGGTGGTGCTGTTCGTCTACAAGTTGGTGAAGGCGCACCGCATCCTCAGCGATGGCGGGGTGGACCTGGGTCGACTGGGTCGGCGAACCCTCCACCGCGACCGCGACTCGGCCTGA
- a CDS encoding IS256 family transposase — protein sequence MTAPSSIDPARFLHEHLASASPDLLRSMLTTFINTLMSAEADAVCGAAYGESSPERTNVRNGYRHREFDTRAGTLDVAIPKLRSGSYFPDWLLERRRRAERALTTVVATCYLLGVSTRRMEKLVESLGITRLSKSQVSTMAAELDAHVADFRTRPLDQGPYTFVAADALVLKVREGGRVVNVHALLATGVKADGHREILGLQVTSAEDGAGWLGFFRDLTARGLTGVRLVTSDAHRGLVEAIGATLPGASWQRCRTHYAANLMAATPKASWPWVRALLHSVYDQPDATSVHAQFDRVLDAVADKLPKVAEHLDTARADVLAFTGFPKEVWRQIWSNNPSERLNREIRRRTDVVGIFPDRDALIRLVGAVLAEQHDEWAEGRRYLGLDVLARARLTAVPDTTTNGEEVTTTDTIPALSA from the coding sequence ATGACCGCACCGAGCAGTATCGACCCTGCCCGTTTCCTGCACGAGCACCTGGCCTCCGCCTCGCCGGACCTGCTGCGCTCGATGTTGACCACCTTCATCAACACCCTGATGTCCGCCGAGGCCGACGCCGTCTGCGGCGCTGCTTATGGCGAATCGAGCCCCGAGCGGACCAACGTGCGCAACGGCTACCGGCACCGCGAGTTCGACACCCGCGCCGGCACCCTGGACGTGGCGATCCCCAAGCTGCGCTCCGGGTCCTACTTCCCGGACTGGCTGCTCGAGCGCCGCCGCCGCGCCGAACGCGCCCTGACCACGGTGGTTGCCACCTGCTACCTCCTCGGTGTCAGCACACGGCGAATGGAGAAGCTGGTCGAATCGTTGGGCATCACCCGGCTGTCCAAGTCGCAGGTCTCGACCATGGCCGCCGAGCTCGACGCCCACGTCGCCGATTTCCGCACCCGCCCGCTCGACCAAGGCCCCTACACCTTCGTCGCCGCCGACGCCCTGGTGTTGAAAGTCCGCGAGGGTGGGCGGGTGGTCAACGTGCACGCCCTGCTCGCCACCGGCGTCAAAGCCGACGGGCACCGGGAGATCCTCGGCCTGCAGGTGACCTCGGCCGAGGACGGCGCCGGCTGGCTGGGGTTCTTCCGCGATCTGACCGCCCGCGGCCTGACCGGGGTCCGGCTCGTCACCAGCGACGCGCACCGGGGCCTGGTCGAGGCCATCGGCGCCACCCTGCCCGGCGCGTCCTGGCAACGGTGCCGGACGCACTACGCGGCGAACCTGATGGCGGCGACCCCGAAGGCGTCCTGGCCGTGGGTGCGGGCGTTGCTGCACTCGGTCTATGACCAGCCCGACGCCACCTCGGTGCACGCCCAGTTCGACCGCGTGTTGGACGCGGTGGCCGACAAGCTCCCCAAGGTGGCCGAACACCTCGACACCGCCCGCGCCGACGTGTTGGCCTTCACCGGGTTCCCGAAGGAGGTCTGGCGCCAGATCTGGTCGAACAACCCCTCGGAGCGGCTGAACCGGGAGATCCGCCGCCGCACCGACGTGGTCGGCATCTTCCCCGACCGCGACGCCCTGATCCGCCTCGTCGGCGCCGTGCTGGCCGAGCAACACGACGAATGGGCCGAAGGCCGCCGCTACCTCGGCCTCGACGTCCTGGCCCGCGCCCGCCTCACCGCCGTCCCCGACACCACCACCAACGGCGAGGAGGTGACCACCACCGACACCATCCCGGCGCTCAGCGCCTGA
- a CDS encoding nuclear transport factor 2 family protein, whose translation MTAARATGVTALARTLVEAWNRADWPACRALAAPAYRYEEATSGRRVDGIDAVVADWRRLRAVFPDVDAEIADVLAHGGTSVIGLVWRATQTTPVHTPLAHRLRPTSGSASVTRSY comes from the coding sequence GTGACCGCCGCCCGCGCAACCGGGGTGACGGCACTCGCTCGCACCCTCGTCGAGGCCTGGAACCGCGCCGACTGGCCCGCCTGCCGGGCGCTGGCCGCGCCCGCGTACCGCTACGAGGAGGCCACCTCCGGCCGACGGGTCGACGGCATCGACGCCGTGGTGGCCGACTGGCGCCGGCTGCGGGCCGTCTTCCCCGACGTCGATGCCGAGATCGCCGACGTGCTGGCCCACGGCGGCACCAGCGTCATCGGCCTGGTCTGGCGCGCGACTCAAACCACCCCGGTGCACACCCCGCTGGCCCACAGGCTCCGTCCTACAAGCGGATCCGCATCGGTGACTCGGTCTTACTGA
- a CDS encoding sensor histidine kinase: MQILRPTLRWRVATAFGLASLLLTGVLAAATWNLAGDYMLRQREMSVVRQAEVNVRLVDNSLRAGAEGLDELLAGLTSDSDSTVLLSRPQGWITGGRRVDPSVLPEPLLAQARGGVPATRRLVVGGVPVIAVALPAATGANIYVELFPLLELERTLQFLGIVLACGVVASGLLGFAIGAWASKRALRPLTELTEAASRMARGDLRTRLPGYADRDLTALASAFNDTAEALEARVLRDARFAGDVSHELRSPLTTMANAAAVLRRRRGELAGTAGQALDLLLSEVDRFERMVVDLLEISRDDQGSGDSSSEVVDLGQLVCNVLGARSTPPPAIEIEEPPLLVHGDRRRLDRTVANLLDNAERYAGGPVRVAVMRRDGRARLEVDDAGPGVAEELRERVFDRFARGVHSRQRGQDGGSGLGLSLVAQHVRHHRGSVWIEDRPGGGARFVVELPESEQ, translated from the coding sequence GTGCAGATCCTGCGGCCCACGCTGCGCTGGCGGGTAGCGACGGCCTTCGGCCTGGCATCCCTCCTGCTCACCGGTGTGCTCGCCGCCGCTACCTGGAATCTGGCGGGTGACTACATGCTGCGGCAGCGTGAGATGAGTGTTGTCCGCCAGGCCGAGGTCAACGTTCGTCTCGTCGACAACTCGCTGAGGGCAGGCGCGGAGGGTCTCGACGAACTTCTCGCCGGTCTGACGTCCGACTCCGACTCGACCGTGCTCCTGTCTCGCCCCCAGGGCTGGATCACCGGCGGCCGTCGGGTCGACCCCTCGGTCCTGCCCGAGCCGCTGCTGGCCCAGGCGCGGGGAGGTGTTCCGGCAACCCGGCGACTCGTCGTGGGAGGCGTCCCGGTTATCGCTGTCGCCCTCCCGGCCGCGACCGGAGCCAACATCTACGTGGAACTCTTCCCGCTGCTCGAGCTGGAGCGGACGCTGCAGTTCCTCGGGATCGTGCTCGCGTGTGGCGTTGTCGCAAGCGGCCTGCTCGGCTTCGCGATCGGTGCGTGGGCGAGCAAGCGGGCGTTGCGCCCGTTGACCGAGCTGACAGAGGCCGCGTCCCGGATGGCGCGCGGCGACTTGCGGACCCGGCTTCCGGGGTATGCCGACCGCGATCTCACTGCGCTCGCGTCGGCGTTCAACGACACCGCCGAGGCGCTGGAGGCGCGGGTCCTGCGGGATGCGCGGTTCGCCGGCGACGTGAGCCACGAGCTGCGCTCTCCGCTCACGACAATGGCGAACGCGGCGGCCGTGTTGCGTCGCCGTCGTGGCGAGCTCGCGGGGACGGCCGGTCAGGCGCTGGACCTGCTGCTGTCGGAGGTGGACCGGTTCGAGCGGATGGTCGTGGACCTGCTCGAGATCTCACGCGACGACCAGGGATCCGGCGATTCGAGCAGCGAGGTCGTCGACCTGGGACAGCTGGTGTGCAACGTCCTCGGCGCGAGATCGACGCCTCCACCGGCGATCGAGATCGAGGAACCGCCGCTTCTCGTGCACGGCGACCGCCGCCGGCTCGACCGGACCGTCGCCAACCTGCTCGACAACGCCGAGCGGTACGCGGGAGGCCCGGTACGAGTGGCGGTCATGCGGCGCGACGGGAGGGCGCGCCTCGAGGTCGACGACGCCGGACCGGGCGTGGCCGAAGAGCTGCGGGAGCGGGTGTTCGATCGCTTCGCCCGCGGCGTCCACTCCCGGCAGCGAGGGCAGGACGGGGGTAGCGGGCTCGGGCTCTCGCTGGTCGCACAGCACGTTCGGCACCACCGCGGATCGGTCTGGATCGAGGACCGACCCGGCGGCGGGGCACGTTTCGTCGTCGAGCTGCCGGAATCGGAGCAGTAG
- a CDS encoding right-handed parallel beta-helix repeat-containing protein: protein MAAQPLLNRICMDGGSSSPVNTSGATFIDSGPTARVSREGSGPSRWRAHLAILVSALAVIIGACTTPPPPLPRLDVPGNAPAARATPCSRDITGTSPGAPAGSPDVDVRFDRASNTITLVRGENVSIPVLSDAVDEPLLREVEPGTWLLTANITVLPEASLHISSADVSWLRMASGDGRFTAIKAFGGDIDIDGTCITSWNENAEQVDDDHRDGRSYLLARDGATMTIDDSELRFLGSGDVESYGLSWRTEGTTGHIRGSVVSHLYYGLYSYGVDGLQVQDNEFHDNILYGVDPHTNSRNLVIERNLVHHNGKHGIILAEECVDSVIRDNIVYDNKHHGIVMYLHSDRNVIEGNESFRNAAQGININESNDNIIRNNRVYDNGESGVGVTQTARANLVEGNELRGNKKDGIRLVSEAATTTVRGNTIGRNARYGVYIDTVSGYDVTGNTIFNNRIGVVVRGDEVDEDDNKVFDNSQGDMMAR, encoded by the coding sequence GTGGCGGCACAACCTCTGCTGAACCGAATTTGCATGGACGGAGGGAGTTCATCGCCCGTGAACACATCGGGAGCGACTTTCATCGACTCCGGGCCAACCGCGCGAGTCTCCCGTGAAGGCTCCGGGCCGAGCAGGTGGCGGGCTCACTTGGCCATCCTCGTGAGCGCGTTGGCGGTCATCATCGGCGCCTGCACGACACCGCCTCCTCCGCTGCCCCGCCTCGACGTGCCGGGCAACGCTCCGGCGGCCCGGGCCACGCCGTGTTCTCGCGACATCACGGGCACATCCCCGGGCGCTCCGGCGGGCTCGCCGGATGTCGATGTCCGGTTCGATCGGGCCTCGAACACGATAACGCTGGTCCGTGGTGAGAACGTGTCGATACCCGTGCTGAGCGACGCGGTGGACGAGCCCCTCCTACGCGAAGTCGAGCCGGGCACATGGCTGCTCACTGCCAACATCACCGTTCTCCCCGAGGCATCCCTCCACATCAGCTCCGCGGACGTGAGCTGGCTCAGGATGGCCAGTGGCGACGGCCGGTTCACGGCGATCAAGGCGTTCGGTGGCGACATCGACATCGACGGTACGTGCATCACCTCGTGGAACGAGAACGCCGAGCAGGTCGACGACGACCACCGGGACGGACGCAGCTACCTCCTCGCCCGTGACGGTGCCACGATGACGATCGACGACTCCGAGCTGCGCTTCCTCGGCTCGGGCGACGTCGAGTCGTACGGGCTCTCGTGGCGGACCGAGGGGACCACAGGGCACATCCGCGGCAGCGTGGTCTCGCATCTCTACTACGGCCTCTACTCCTACGGGGTCGACGGCCTCCAGGTACAGGACAACGAGTTCCACGACAACATCCTCTACGGCGTGGACCCGCACACCAATTCGCGGAACCTGGTCATCGAGCGCAACCTGGTGCACCACAACGGAAAGCACGGGATCATCCTCGCCGAGGAATGTGTCGACAGCGTGATCCGGGACAATATCGTCTACGACAACAAGCACCACGGCATCGTGATGTACCTGCACTCCGACCGGAACGTCATCGAGGGCAACGAGTCGTTCCGCAACGCCGCGCAAGGCATCAACATCAACGAGTCCAACGACAACATCATCCGCAACAACAGGGTCTACGACAACGGCGAGTCGGGCGTCGGAGTCACCCAGACCGCGCGCGCGAACCTGGTTGAGGGCAACGAGCTGCGCGGGAACAAGAAGGACGGCATCCGGCTGGTCAGCGAAGCTGCCACCACGACGGTGCGCGGCAACACGATCGGGAGGAACGCACGGTACGGGGTCTACATCGACACCGTGAGCGGGTACGACGTCACGGGCAATACCATCTTCAACAACCGCATCGGCGTCGTGGTTCGGGGCGACGAAGTCGATGAGGACGACAACAAGGTGTTCGACAACAGCCAAGGAGACATGATGGCTCGCTGA
- a CDS encoding AfsR/SARP family transcriptional regulator has protein sequence MRNGVELRLLGQLEVCGPGGPVTLGAAKERLLLAVLAVDRGRSVSRDRLIDELYGDHQPRSGVNAVQNYVLRLRRALGATAGLRILTVPGGYRLEAAADRVDADRAERLVAEGRAAAVSGDLDGAATALRSAIGLWRGPALCEFAERPFAEAEARRIDELCECAREDLVDLELAGGGHRRVCGELRVMVAQAPLRERRWAQLMLALHRDGRQADALEAFHACRATLAAELGIAPGPALNELHARILGHDPVLLAEPGPRGRPAGVARFVGRDSELRRLLDRMYTAAAGCGGLATIVGEPGIGKTRLLREFSDAAARRGATVLRGRCLEGEWQPAFHAFAEAVTGHFGTLSGERAGSAAGPFGEPLARLSPELPVPLGTPDAASPARRQPDEERMWLIDGVARFVGGLADHAPVVLALDDLHWADASTLVLLRHLARVVADRRVLIVAAYRADEIGPGLLDVLGAVRTDLDVSSVRLRGLDLPALSAVLDDVAAAPVSAELSSAILTETRGNPFFAREVVRHLAEEGALRAAVDGSLRTDTFPGVVPDGVRQVLARRRARLSTSCASFLAHAAAFDGPFPFAPVVAAAGLGEAAGLAAVDAVLAAGLVEPAAAPERYQFCHALIRHAVLAEVNPSRRLRMHRRLAEALAAARSGSSDVTAAEVAAQYHAGRDLPGAEAGVGAALEAAVRADAAAAHDETATFLAMAVDLVPAGDERVPALVARLGAAQAWAGRFDDAVTTAARAADLLASTDGPERAAAYLATVTSALASADGAPHAWRLAAQGLRFAATRRDHVWASLMVHELDRREADDPDAPGTTMDVPERREALRILLADGVTGRPDLARMAVPATYRRRDLIPDDVANDPIVRLLVLGDIAVALPLLTDAAEAARERGQIALRSYYLTLAARAQITLGDLAGGRATLAGARAVGGADRRGWGWQRIHDIGTLDALAHATDVGWTDVLTQLDEAYGAGNKAGHRLEASAIACGAKAAARLGRLDDALRRYRAVLPAIERAPAWAMNYLRTLCDAVETLWIVHGPGRSGHPDLPVLEEALRGKALAADFRFPMMDARLALGRVCALDGRYDEAMRWFAEAGTVLAEQGARPLRAIIDLDASRVAARAGDPRCARELRGAAEHAFSALGMIGWTRRAARAPDRAPLSR, from the coding sequence GTGCGGAACGGAGTCGAGCTGAGGCTGCTCGGCCAGCTTGAGGTGTGCGGCCCAGGCGGCCCGGTCACGCTCGGCGCCGCCAAGGAACGTCTCCTCCTCGCTGTCCTCGCCGTAGACCGTGGTCGGAGCGTCAGCCGGGACCGGCTGATCGACGAACTCTACGGCGACCACCAACCGCGGTCGGGCGTGAACGCGGTGCAGAACTACGTGCTGCGGCTGCGGCGCGCGCTCGGCGCGACGGCGGGTTTGCGCATCTTGACGGTGCCCGGCGGCTACCGGCTCGAGGCCGCCGCCGATCGGGTCGACGCGGACCGCGCGGAACGCCTCGTGGCGGAGGGCCGGGCGGCGGCGGTCTCCGGCGACCTCGACGGGGCCGCGACCGCGTTGCGCTCGGCGATCGGGTTGTGGCGGGGCCCAGCGCTCTGCGAGTTCGCCGAGCGTCCCTTCGCCGAGGCCGAAGCCCGCAGGATCGACGAGCTGTGCGAGTGCGCCCGCGAAGATCTCGTCGATCTCGAGCTCGCCGGGGGTGGCCACCGGCGGGTGTGCGGCGAGCTGCGGGTCATGGTGGCGCAGGCACCGCTGCGGGAGCGGCGCTGGGCGCAGCTGATGCTCGCGCTGCACCGCGACGGCCGCCAGGCCGACGCCCTCGAGGCGTTCCACGCCTGCCGGGCAACGCTGGCCGCAGAGCTCGGCATCGCGCCAGGGCCTGCGCTGAACGAGCTCCACGCCCGGATCCTCGGGCACGACCCGGTGCTGCTCGCCGAGCCGGGCCCGCGGGGGCGTCCGGCCGGCGTCGCCCGGTTCGTCGGTCGCGACAGCGAGCTGCGGAGGTTGCTCGACCGCATGTACACGGCCGCGGCCGGGTGTGGCGGGCTCGCGACCATCGTGGGCGAGCCCGGCATCGGCAAGACCCGCCTGCTGCGGGAGTTCAGCGATGCGGCCGCGCGCCGCGGTGCCACGGTCTTGCGCGGCCGCTGTCTGGAAGGCGAGTGGCAGCCGGCGTTCCACGCGTTCGCCGAGGCCGTCACCGGGCACTTCGGGACCCTTTCGGGAGAGCGCGCGGGGAGCGCGGCGGGACCGTTCGGCGAGCCGCTGGCTCGGCTGTCGCCGGAGTTGCCCGTCCCGCTCGGAACGCCCGATGCGGCGTCACCGGCGCGACGGCAGCCCGACGAGGAACGGATGTGGCTGATCGACGGGGTGGCCCGCTTCGTCGGCGGGCTCGCCGACCACGCACCGGTCGTCCTCGCCCTCGACGACCTGCATTGGGCCGACGCCAGCACGCTGGTGTTGCTGCGCCACCTCGCGCGGGTGGTCGCTGACCGCCGGGTGTTGATCGTCGCCGCCTACCGCGCCGACGAGATCGGACCTGGCCTGCTCGACGTCCTCGGCGCGGTCCGCACCGACCTCGACGTGTCGTCCGTCCGCCTGCGCGGGCTGGACCTGCCGGCGCTGTCGGCCGTGCTGGACGACGTCGCTGCCGCGCCCGTGTCGGCGGAGCTGAGCTCGGCGATCCTCACCGAGACCCGCGGCAATCCCTTCTTCGCGCGCGAGGTGGTCCGCCACCTCGCCGAGGAGGGCGCGCTGCGCGCTGCCGTCGACGGCAGCCTGCGGACCGACACGTTCCCCGGTGTCGTCCCCGACGGGGTCCGCCAGGTGCTCGCCCGCAGGCGGGCCAGGCTGTCCACCTCGTGCGCGTCCTTCCTGGCGCACGCGGCCGCGTTCGACGGGCCGTTCCCGTTCGCGCCGGTCGTGGCGGCGGCCGGGCTGGGCGAGGCCGCCGGGCTCGCCGCGGTCGACGCGGTCCTCGCCGCCGGGTTGGTGGAGCCCGCCGCGGCGCCCGAGCGGTACCAGTTCTGCCACGCCCTGATCCGGCACGCTGTCCTTGCCGAGGTGAACCCGTCCCGCCGGTTGCGGATGCACCGGCGGCTGGCCGAGGCGTTGGCGGCAGCGCGCAGCGGGTCCTCCGATGTGACCGCCGCGGAGGTCGCCGCGCAGTACCACGCCGGTCGCGATCTGCCGGGCGCTGAGGCGGGCGTGGGCGCCGCACTCGAGGCCGCCGTGCGGGCGGACGCCGCGGCCGCGCACGACGAGACGGCGACGTTCCTCGCCATGGCGGTGGACCTCGTCCCCGCCGGGGACGAGCGGGTGCCTGCGCTGGTGGCCCGGCTCGGGGCGGCGCAGGCCTGGGCCGGCCGGTTCGACGACGCGGTGACCACCGCGGCCCGCGCTGCCGATCTGCTCGCCTCGACCGATGGCCCCGAGCGAGCAGCGGCCTACCTGGCCACGGTGACCTCCGCCCTCGCCAGCGCCGACGGCGCGCCCCACGCGTGGCGTCTCGCCGCGCAGGGTCTGCGGTTCGCAGCCACCCGCCGCGACCACGTCTGGGCGTCGCTGATGGTCCACGAGCTCGACCGGCGGGAGGCCGACGACCCGGATGCCCCCGGGACGACCATGGATGTACCCGAACGCCGCGAGGCGCTGCGCATCCTGCTCGCCGACGGCGTCACCGGCCGGCCGGATCTGGCCAGGATGGCCGTCCCGGCCACCTACCGTCGGCGCGATCTGATCCCGGACGACGTCGCCAACGACCCGATCGTCCGGCTGCTCGTGCTGGGCGACATCGCGGTGGCCCTGCCGCTGCTGACCGACGCCGCCGAGGCGGCGCGGGAGCGCGGACAGATCGCGCTGCGCAGCTACTACCTGACGCTCGCCGCGCGGGCGCAGATCACGCTGGGCGATCTCGCCGGTGGCCGAGCCACCCTCGCGGGCGCGCGGGCCGTCGGCGGGGCGGACCGGCGGGGCTGGGGATGGCAGCGCATCCACGACATCGGCACGCTCGATGCGTTGGCGCACGCGACCGACGTCGGCTGGACCGACGTCCTCACCCAGCTCGACGAGGCGTACGGGGCCGGGAACAAGGCCGGACACCGGCTCGAGGCGTCCGCCATCGCCTGTGGCGCGAAGGCGGCCGCCCGCCTCGGCAGACTCGACGATGCGTTACGGCGCTACCGCGCCGTCCTACCCGCGATCGAGCGGGCGCCGGCGTGGGCCATGAACTACCTGCGGACGCTGTGCGACGCCGTGGAAACCTTGTGGATCGTCCACGGACCGGGACGGAGCGGACACCCGGACCTGCCGGTGCTGGAGGAGGCCCTGCGCGGGAAGGCACTCGCCGCCGACTTCCGGTTCCCCATGATGGATGCTCGTCTTGCACTCGGACGGGTCTGCGCACTGGACGGCCGCTACGACGAGGCGATGCGCTGGTTCGCCGAGGCCGGCACAGTGCTGGCCGAGCAAGGGGCACGACCACTGCGGGCGATCATCGACCTCGACGCCTCCCGCGTCGCCGCCCGAGCCGGCGACCCGCGGTGCGCGCGCGAGCTGCGGGGGGCCGCCGAGCACGCCTTCTCCGCGCTCGGGATGATCGGGTGGACGCGGCGCGCCGCTCGCGCCCCGGACCGGGCGCCGCTGTCGCGCTGA
- a CDS encoding response regulator transcription factor, whose amino-acid sequence MQARLLLVEDDERIRQALGLALADEGCDVVEAESGEQALGLLGTTTVDVVLLDLMLPGVDGLDVCRTLRAQGDLPIIIVSARTDSADVIEGLEAGADDYVTKPLVASELSARIRALLRRRLGAGEARRSLRIGDVEIVPEEDVVRRAGAEVHLTRTEFRLLVELAAAGGRVVTREELLKRVWGYGYFGDTRLLDVHIRRLRRKIERDPDDPERVLTVRGRGYKAGGAG is encoded by the coding sequence TCGTGGAGGACGACGAGCGGATTCGTCAGGCTCTCGGGCTCGCGCTCGCTGATGAGGGGTGCGACGTGGTCGAGGCCGAGTCGGGAGAGCAAGCCCTCGGCCTGCTCGGAACGACGACGGTGGATGTCGTCCTCCTCGACCTCATGCTGCCGGGGGTGGACGGGCTCGACGTGTGCCGCACCCTGCGTGCCCAGGGGGATCTCCCGATCATCATCGTGTCGGCCAGGACCGACTCCGCGGATGTGATCGAAGGGTTGGAGGCCGGCGCGGATGACTACGTCACCAAGCCCTTGGTCGCGAGTGAGCTTTCAGCCCGCATCCGCGCGCTCCTGCGCCGGCGGCTGGGCGCCGGGGAGGCGCGGCGCTCGCTGCGCATCGGTGACGTCGAGATCGTCCCGGAGGAGGACGTGGTTCGCCGGGCCGGTGCGGAGGTGCACCTCACTCGCACCGAGTTCCGCCTGCTCGTCGAGCTCGCCGCCGCGGGCGGGCGAGTCGTCACCCGGGAGGAGCTGCTGAAGCGGGTGTGGGGCTACGGCTACTTCGGTGACACCCGGCTCCTGGACGTGCACATCCGGCGGCTGCGCCGCAAGATCGAGCGCGACCCCGACGACCCCGAACGTGTACTCACCGTGCGTGGGCGCGGGTACAAGGCGGGCGGCGCCGGATGA